Proteins encoded within one genomic window of Corallococcus macrosporus:
- a CDS encoding YciI family protein, translating into MRFMIIRRADKDTEAGVLPDEKLLAAMGAYNEEMVKAGVMVQGEGLHPTSKGALVKFHQGKPTVIDGPFAESKELIAGFTLIRVKSREEALEWLKRWPSLDAGGNVELELRQVYEDDDFGAEFTPELRAQEARIREQGAKNR; encoded by the coding sequence ATGCGATTCATGATCATCCGCAGGGCGGACAAGGACACGGAAGCGGGCGTCCTCCCCGACGAGAAGCTGCTGGCCGCCATGGGCGCCTACAACGAGGAGATGGTGAAGGCCGGCGTGATGGTCCAGGGGGAAGGGCTCCATCCCACCAGCAAGGGCGCGCTCGTGAAGTTCCACCAGGGCAAGCCCACCGTCATCGACGGTCCCTTCGCGGAGTCGAAGGAGCTCATCGCGGGCTTCACACTCATCCGGGTCAAGTCGCGCGAGGAGGCGCTGGAGTGGCTCAAGCGCTGGCCGTCCCTCGACGCGGGCGGCAACGTGGAGCTGGAGCTGCGCCAGGTCTACGAGGACGACGACTTCGGCGCCGAGTTCACCCCCGAGCTGCGCGCGCAGGAAGCGCGCATCCGCGAGCAGGGCGCGAAGAACCGCTAG
- a CDS encoding SDR family oxidoreductase yields MSAHSSQSHTSTPSTILEQVRQCAASVTRYPLDILTEHAQLEDELGIDSVKLAEIAAVIAREFHLPPDRLPRNGKARTLGAIAGAVTEALGPSLHVAPVQTPVAPVATAPVVVEAKLGTGAGDLLPRVRAVFARVTRYPEDLLTPHADLEDELGIDSVKQAEVMAVLMKELGLADAPKPSQRLRTMAAIADAARALLPSAPSAPEVEPRAPVHAAPTPLPSRTELPFAGKVALVTGSGKGIGRVIATRLARLGATVVVNSFHSREDGEKTARDIVDAGGKALHLWGSVAQEEHLERMFSAIREQLGGLDLLVCNASNGLIGPFDRIAPRDWDKAFRTCITGTYECAMRARPLMAARGGGSIVTMSTSMSQRYMHDLGCQGVVKAGVESLTRYLAAELAPDGIRTNCVSAGPVHGDLLGMFPDAPERVARWESATPGGRLCTADDVADVTELLLGPKTQRVNGAIWVVDAGLSGTVDGLLPAARAS; encoded by the coding sequence ATGTCCGCGCATTCTTCTCAATCCCATACATCCACTCCCTCGACCATCCTTGAGCAGGTGCGCCAGTGCGCCGCGTCCGTCACCCGCTACCCGCTCGACATCCTGACGGAGCACGCGCAGCTCGAGGATGAGCTGGGCATCGACTCCGTGAAGCTCGCGGAGATCGCCGCCGTCATCGCGCGCGAGTTCCACCTGCCGCCGGACCGGCTGCCGCGCAACGGGAAGGCGCGCACGCTCGGCGCCATCGCGGGTGCGGTGACGGAGGCGTTGGGGCCGTCGCTCCATGTCGCGCCCGTGCAGACGCCGGTGGCGCCCGTCGCGACCGCGCCCGTCGTGGTGGAGGCGAAGCTGGGCACCGGTGCTGGCGACCTCCTGCCGCGCGTGCGTGCCGTGTTCGCGCGCGTGACGCGCTACCCGGAGGACCTGCTCACGCCGCACGCGGACCTGGAGGACGAGCTGGGCATCGACTCCGTGAAGCAGGCGGAGGTGATGGCCGTGCTGATGAAGGAACTGGGGCTGGCTGACGCCCCGAAGCCTTCGCAGCGCCTGCGCACGATGGCCGCCATCGCCGACGCGGCCCGTGCGCTGTTGCCGTCCGCGCCGTCCGCTCCGGAGGTCGAACCTCGCGCGCCCGTCCACGCGGCGCCGACGCCGCTGCCGTCGCGCACGGAGCTGCCCTTCGCCGGGAAGGTCGCGCTCGTCACGGGTTCGGGCAAGGGCATTGGCCGGGTCATCGCGACGCGGCTGGCGCGCCTGGGAGCGACGGTGGTCGTCAACTCGTTCCACTCCCGTGAGGACGGAGAGAAGACGGCGCGGGACATCGTGGACGCGGGCGGCAAGGCGCTGCACCTGTGGGGCTCTGTCGCGCAGGAGGAGCACCTGGAGCGGATGTTCTCCGCGATCCGCGAGCAGTTGGGAGGGCTCGACCTGCTCGTGTGCAATGCGTCCAACGGGCTCATCGGTCCGTTCGACCGCATCGCGCCGAGGGACTGGGACAAGGCGTTCCGCACCTGCATCACCGGCACCTACGAGTGCGCGATGCGCGCCCGTCCGCTGATGGCCGCGCGCGGGGGCGGGAGCATCGTCACGATGTCCACGTCCATGTCGCAGCGGTACATGCACGACCTGGGCTGCCAGGGCGTGGTGAAGGCGGGCGTGGAGTCGCTCACGCGCTATCTGGCCGCGGAGCTGGCGCCGGATGGCATCCGCACCAACTGCGTGTCCGCGGGGCCCGTGCACGGGGACCTGCTGGGCATGTTCCCGGACGCACCGGAGCGCGTCGCGCGTTGGGAGTCGGCGACGCCGGGCGGACGGCTGTGCACCGCGGACGACGTCGCGGACGTGACCGAGCTGCTGCTGGGGCCCAAGACCCAGCGCGTGAATGGCGCCATCTGGGTGGTGGACGCCGGCCTCTCCGGGACCGTGGACGGCCTGCTGCCGGCCGCTCGCGCGTCCTGA